GCTGTTCAAGATGCGCGGCGTGACCGCACTTGGGAAGGATGTAATGCATCAGCAGCGCAGCGCGGGTCGCATCGGCAATCCGGCGATTACTTTCGATGAATTTGCGGTCGAGCTCTCCCGCGACGAGCATCAGCGGTTTACTCCAATTCGAGAGTTTGCCGAAGCAATCCGGCATCGTTCCGGTGCCGTAGTGGTCGAGAGCGAACTTCAGTCCTTGCGGTGAGCAGGACGTTCTCTCGGTGCGAATCAGCTTGCGCGTGAAATCGGGAAGATATTTCTGTGTTGCGAAAATCGGCAGCGACTCCCAGTATTCTGCAAACCACTCCATGCCGCGGCCGACGATATTCTGTCCCAATAGACGGTCGCTTTGCGTGCGAAGTTCACGCTGATTTTCGTCGGCGATACCGGGGCTGGCTCCGAGCAGGGAGAGACTTTTCACCA
This portion of the bacterium genome encodes:
- the menH gene encoding 2-succinyl-6-hydroxy-2,4-cyclohexadiene-1-carboxylate synthase — its product is MLVRTQDIVWHVRIDGDSSMPPLVMLHGFAQSLYSFTLQVPELSSRFRVIRLDLPGHGGTAAPAMLDWKRLCETLHEVIAKFEWRPAHWFGYSQGGRVALMAALAKPDLVKSLSLLGASPGIADENQRELRTQSDRLLGQNIVGRGMEWFAEYWESLPIFATQKYLPDFTRKLIRTERTSCSPQGLKFALDHYGTGTMPDCFGKLSNWSKPLMLVAGELDRKFIESNRRIADATRAALLMHYILPKCGHAAHLEQPEEFTRLLIDFIQEAESKTA